In Zingiber officinale cultivar Zhangliang chromosome 3B, Zo_v1.1, whole genome shotgun sequence, a single window of DNA contains:
- the LOC122054795 gene encoding glucan endo-1,3-beta-glucosidase-like, whose amino-acid sequence MAMRNIHYSSIAIVVLIVSTAFMVPTRVSAIGVCYGRVGNNLPPPPEVVALFKSNQIDRMRIYEPYPDVLAALAGSNISLILGTLNQDVQRLALDVSAAQNWVKTNIVPHIGNVNFRYINVGNEIIPSDMAQFILPAMCNVQSALLANNINTIKVTTSVAMTVIGASYPPSAGDFTVAAKVIINPIVHFLAANEAPLLVNIYPYFAYKDNSKDISLDYALFKATGMIVQDGNFGYQNLFDAMLDSVNAAMEKVGGASVGVVVSESGWPSDGDFGAEVNNAGTYNQNLINHVAKGTPKKPEVAIETYLFAMFNENQKGPAELEKFFGLFFPDKTPVYPLKFT is encoded by the exons ATGGCTATGCGAAATATTCATTATTCTTCCATTGCCATTGTGGTGCTAATCGTCTCGACTGCTTTTATGGTTCCGACAA GAGTGAGTGCTATTGGAGTTTGTTATGGAAGGGTAGGAAATAACTTGCCACCACCTCCAGAGGTTGTGGCTCTGTTCAAGTCCAACCAAATCGATCGCATGAGAATCTATGAACCGTACCCTGATGTGCTTGCCGCCTTGGCTGGATCCAACATAAGTCTCATACTCGGGACGCTCAACCAAGACGTGCAACGATTGGCCCTTGATGTTTCGGCGGCTCAAAATTGGGTCAAAACCAATATAGTCCCCCACATCGGCAATGTCAACTTTCGTTACATCAACGTCGGCAATGAGATCATTCCGAGTGATATGGCTCAGTTCATCCTCCCCGCCATGTGCAATGTCCAAAGTGCACTACTCGCGAACAACATTAACACCATCAAAGTTACCACTTCGGTGGCCATGACCGTGATCGGGGCTTCATATCCGCCTTCGGCCGGGGATTTCACGGTCGCGGCAAAAGTTATCATCAACCCCATTGTGCATTTCCTCGCGGCGAATGAGGCTCCGCTCCTTGTGAACATTTACCCATATTTTGCGTATAAGGATAACTCCAAGGATATTTCATTGGACTATGCCTTATTCAAAGCGACCGGGATGATAGTTCAAGATGGAAATTTTGGATACCAAAATCTATTTGATGCAATGTTGGATTCGGTCAATGCGGCGATGGAGAAAGTTGGAGGGGCAAGTGTGGGTGTGGTGGTTTCCGAGAGTGGTTGGCCATCCGACGGTGACTTTGGAGCGGAAGTCAACAATGCTGGCACTTACAATCAAAATTTGATCAACCATGTTGCGAAAGGGACACCAAAGAAGCCTGAGGTTGCAATTGAGACATACTTGTTCGCGATGTTCAACGAGAATCAAAAAGGTCCGGCGGAGTTGGAGAAATTCTTTGGTCTCTTTTTTCCGGACAAGACACCGGTTTATCCTTTGAAATTTACCTAA